The proteins below are encoded in one region of Sedimentibacter sp. zth1:
- a CDS encoding non-ribosomal peptide synthetase: MLDNLVEYFKKACSTDKGVYFIKDIENNYEFISYKELYLESIKSLNLLYTKGINSGDTLVFLTDDNKIFMKYFWAAFMGKVLVVPLKLGDKSEDFERLENVIKKFENVHILIDENMYGKVKNYFSDNNRNDIVLDNEPLIVEQIINKEKLCYEKLQKGEMNSLFSCDEEYGYVSKAKIDGSDVAIIQFSSGSTGTPKGVILTHKNLVCGVDAIICGSDGRQDDTYMSWLPLTHNMGLIGMHFTPIMSKTNQIFMPTNLFFKNPLSWFFIINKFRVSRIAGPNFVYRILIKLLRQHKITGVDLSCIKEIYNGSEPVSMELIRQLYDELKIYNLKKEALYPVYGMAEATLAVTFPHPSTEPQGVIINRKSLSIGDKVEILSSINEENAVEYAKLGYPLKYCELVILDENEKKLEDGYVGIVYLKGEVITRGYYGDDNSVYNKDGWYCSGDVGFIIDGQLVISGRKKDIIFSCGQNFYPVDVEKVCCGNMNIESDKLVVCGFFNEVSNKDEMAIFIVSDLDDKDFLIIEEKIKNITFIKLGVAADRVVKVKEIPKSAGAKTARYKLIEKIKQQIYEEKVLEDTNKQISNANKNDTIVNSCNYNKTEETILKVLKTIVGINDINIEDNLFVMGISSIMAFNLFDKLSDLFPDKINFEDLYTYSSIKELAQFIDSKEENVAKVDEESKNNFTNDTDIAVIGIALNTPAGNSIEEYWDSIKNNEDCIKKLSKTRCNDIADVIRHKNEECDFDFIEAGFLDNIDLFDNEFFNISEEEALLMSPSVRMHLAVMWHSLEDAGYTEASVHGQNIAVYTGMVTDAQVYEYREFLKAYDKSKLPIAISGNLLPMLPARLAYYLNLKGTAMLIDTACSSSSSAIVQASNALKAGDCKAAVVSGGRIVYSPFNDSNEFIGIESMDYRTRSFDDKAEGTAYGEGVFSIVLKKYSDAIKDNDRIYGVIKGYASNQNGLTSMGITAPSVHSQAQVISQAIKNANIMCEDIQYCEVHGTGTPVGDYFEIAGIRKAFRKQSKKYGFCAVGSVKSNMGHSYGAAGLASVIKCLLSMKNGYIPQMANFIKPSKRINFVKSPIYVNTKLKKWESKDKKISIVNCFGISGTNCSIVLEGADDCNKVIKNQNRVRMFAFSAKSENALTELIKKYLNIIDDSKLSIDDLSYSLMVRRNQFKYRIIILAESQDELILKLRQILNKGKKSIFDFCDNQSIFSGIANAKKTEEITELISLYQKNKDSVYLNIICKKYCEGYEVEWQRFFDASVNYISLPLYTFEKKRLWINNNEINRVFNKKTEIDCNTFKVESNSKQEITELEKNIGECICKVIKKSHINIDDNLFMIGINSIMAMKCINYINSMYNVDISIITLFEYDTIKKISEYIKNATQNKDVMFITKADEKYYYDLSKAQLRIYLQEKIKRNSKENILRGAYILSGKIDINKLENAINQILLRNSILRTAFVEVKGIPKQVILDKCICHVETGLMEGTIDDEFDSFIETFDLANPPFIKVKILDMLDGKQIFMLYTHHIIFDGISVNQFISELNRLYLGEDVAYEKYSYVDYSESMELFYKTDKYLSQEKYWLEEYSSGIIRSNLSKTYDKCRYTVDDKAEKYYFSFDSELSNRINEIAKKNGFTSFMLLFTAINILIYKYSNDQDVCIGVPYASRKSAQIEDMLGVFINTLAIKCKIAKNMSVKELFEIVKKNCIGAFNNADYGYEELVYRLNSNRDLSDNHLFNVMFIFQNMSKCNLRFNDIECEEYNLNKSTAKDDLTFELFYIDGIYKGNIEYKSELMSENYIKDMFKHFSNILTEVTNDENILIKDVSVINNEEIKNLLLLGSGNKTDINKTIIDMWYENINHTDNPAIIFHNKSVSYNDLEIMSNIIAEYLKNKYSDKCMVIPVLMHRSEFLIATLFGILKAGGSYIPLDPEYPERRIKYIIDAVDAELVLTDKNVKYEFENVNSIYIEKIFEEKLLDESSGLKVNNSNMSDVGYTIFTSGSTGNPKGVLVRHRELANFVQAMSNIVDFNSGSKVLGVTTISFDIFVLECFATLCNGAVLVLADEKEIRDVEILADVISDNNVNIIQFTPTRMQTMLMTPKSREILKDLKTIFIGGESVGIDLLEELKKYTQARIINMYGPTETTVWSTYKDLTNDSFITIGRPIDNMDILIISEDNKLLHKGAIGEIAIGGIGVSKGYLNNKKLTDEKFICIDEYEGKLYKTGDLGKWNQNGNLVCLGRNDYQVKIRGYRVELGEIEEIINQYEEIEKCVVVDKNIDGNNELVAYVMVDDNKYSFDELMKKLTTDLPYYMLPSVINLINEFPMTPNGKIDRKELKNWEAIINQDNRSIDLLAPANEIEKKLFDIWKDILNTDYIGCDQRFFLIGGNSLLLIMMLNEIKQYYNVEITAADLFEFQTIVKISDYIKKCIEEKKCMDNITDNCLANKNLLLDIHNMPIKDYYELSESQLRIYLLEQIEEIKCKYNVTSAFIVDCGLDVERLEKAINTVILRHEILRTAFVMIDNNPMQKIFNEVHIKIEIKDLVDDIDMEIKKFIHEFNLEKPPLMRAYVGKLSNGKILFIFDMHHIITDGSTAHIFIEEVEKVYNGLDLEDVKFQYSLFSEYSNNRQKNDDYLKQEKYWLQVFEKKSERLELPLSFERNKMNGTKGKKYYFDINGDLCNKIKELATQNNSTEFMVSIMALYILINKYTGANDINIGTSTSGKSIAEAKKMLGVFINTLVLRFEFSENTSVQHMLQEIKKMCLDAFSNADYGYENLVSKVNVQREVNRNPLFDIMFIYQIFGERNIAFNGAKLTKYPIKEVVPKYDITFEMIPNKDNIECNIEYNSELFSEVYIKRFVSNYINILQMIVADNEMIVKQIQIINKEQRDELVALGKGPQYTVDETIIDKWYRHFNENIINEAIICDSKTYSYQMLEETSNIIANYLYEKYSNTNMIFQVCMRREFLLIATLLGVLKAGGSYVPIDPTYPKDRISYILNDVKASVVLTTTATLIDNEIINSVKVDEIINQHRNNSKINHSELEKSSYMIYTSGSTGKPKGVIIGHEAMCNFVQSINHIKSIDSTSCVLGVTTISFDIFALECFVTLCYGGKLILANENQIQNVEELAKLIVETGVNIVQFTPSRLSMMLELKESANALKQVNVAFVGGESLNYDILNKLRKYTDAKIINVYGPTETTVWSTYRDVTDDEQITIGKPLDNTDIFIIDKNDDLIFRGGFGELAIGGMGVSKGYVNDLQLTNERFIEKGFANGIIYKTGDLVKWSDEGNLICLGRIDNQVKIRGYRVELGEIEEVIRNFNIKVSNNIINKAAVIAKDIDGFNNIYAFVEVESDNNELNIDKLTEFIASKLPFYMLPKSIIVIDRMPITPNGKINRKALYDYKIKKQNNELFVSPTDETEKKVLNIWIEILKDKSISCQQNFFEVGGNSLLLIKMLKKIKETFPVNISAGDLFKLQSVKKIAGFIKRQNTKQDIYLNEIEFVDKFFSTQKSAGINVKNYKTNINLSKQEAYAKFVFTFLRIISLLNNKEEVAINLSNKQDYYSVINFKINSEVQVEYIKKEIFNAFDFNSIHISEYAKQIRKKNNLKLLFTLDYKVNYEKIINDFDVIVSLRQVNDLMSITSIYDGRIVNKAAIEYTFEKIRLLYNN, translated from the coding sequence ATGTTAGATAATTTAGTTGAATATTTTAAGAAAGCATGCAGTACTGATAAAGGGGTATATTTCATAAAAGATATTGAGAATAATTATGAATTTATATCATATAAAGAATTGTATTTGGAAAGTATTAAAAGCTTGAATTTATTATATACAAAGGGAATTAATAGCGGCGATACATTAGTATTTTTGACTGATGATAATAAAATTTTTATGAAATATTTCTGGGCTGCATTCATGGGGAAAGTATTAGTTGTTCCATTAAAACTTGGGGATAAATCTGAAGATTTTGAAAGATTAGAAAATGTTATTAAAAAATTTGAAAATGTTCATATTCTAATTGATGAAAATATGTATGGAAAGGTGAAAAATTATTTTAGTGATAACAATAGAAATGATATTGTATTAGATAATGAACCCTTAATTGTTGAACAAATAATAAATAAAGAAAAGCTTTGCTATGAAAAATTACAAAAAGGTGAAATGAATTCATTGTTTTCATGTGATGAAGAATATGGTTATGTTAGTAAAGCTAAAATTGATGGTAGTGATGTTGCTATTATACAGTTTTCATCGGGTTCAACTGGAACTCCAAAAGGAGTTATTTTGACACATAAGAACTTGGTATGTGGAGTCGATGCTATTATTTGCGGTTCTGATGGTCGACAGGATGATACATATATGAGTTGGTTACCGTTAACCCATAATATGGGGTTAATTGGTATGCATTTTACCCCAATTATGAGTAAAACTAATCAGATATTTATGCCTACTAATCTATTTTTTAAAAATCCATTATCGTGGTTTTTTATCATTAACAAATTTAGAGTGTCAAGAATTGCTGGCCCAAATTTCGTTTATCGGATATTAATAAAGCTTCTGCGACAACATAAAATCACAGGGGTCGATTTGTCATGTATAAAAGAGATTTATAATGGTTCAGAGCCTGTTTCAATGGAATTAATACGTCAATTATATGATGAATTAAAAATATATAATTTGAAAAAAGAAGCTTTGTATCCGGTTTATGGTATGGCGGAAGCTACTTTAGCAGTAACCTTTCCACATCCTTCAACTGAACCACAAGGTGTTATAATAAATAGAAAAAGCTTGTCAATTGGTGATAAGGTTGAGATATTATCTTCTATTAATGAGGAAAATGCTGTTGAGTATGCAAAGCTTGGATATCCATTAAAGTATTGTGAATTAGTTATCCTTGATGAGAACGAAAAAAAATTGGAAGATGGATATGTTGGAATAGTTTATTTAAAAGGCGAAGTAATTACAAGAGGTTATTATGGCGATGATAATAGTGTTTATAATAAAGATGGATGGTATTGTTCAGGAGATGTTGGATTTATTATAGATGGTCAGCTTGTAATTTCTGGGAGAAAGAAGGATATAATTTTTTCGTGTGGACAAAATTTTTATCCTGTCGATGTAGAAAAAGTTTGCTGTGGTAATATGAATATAGAGTCGGACAAGCTGGTAGTTTGTGGATTTTTTAATGAAGTATCAAATAAGGATGAAATGGCAATTTTCATAGTTTCTGATTTGGATGATAAAGATTTCTTAATAATAGAAGAAAAAATTAAGAATATTACATTTATAAAGTTAGGAGTAGCTGCTGATAGGGTTGTTAAGGTAAAAGAAATTCCCAAATCAGCTGGAGCTAAAACTGCTCGATATAAATTGATTGAAAAAATTAAGCAACAAATTTATGAAGAAAAAGTTTTAGAAGATACTAATAAACAAATATCTAATGCCAATAAGAATGATACAATTGTTAATAGTTGTAATTATAATAAAACAGAAGAGACAATATTAAAAGTATTAAAAACGATTGTTGGAATAAATGATATTAATATTGAAGACAATTTGTTTGTAATGGGTATATCTTCAATTATGGCATTTAATTTATTTGATAAATTAAGTGATTTGTTCCCAGACAAAATAAATTTTGAAGATTTATATACATATTCTTCAATTAAAGAGTTAGCACAGTTTATTGATAGTAAAGAAGAAAATGTTGCTAAGGTAGATGAGGAGAGTAAAAATAACTTTACTAATGATACAGATATTGCAGTAATTGGTATAGCTTTAAATACCCCAGCTGGAAATAGTATTGAAGAATATTGGGATAGTATAAAAAATAATGAAGACTGTATTAAAAAATTATCTAAAACTCGTTGTAATGATATTGCTGATGTTATAAGACATAAAAATGAAGAATGTGATTTTGATTTTATAGAAGCTGGTTTTCTTGATAATATCGATTTATTTGATAACGAATTTTTCAATATTAGTGAAGAGGAAGCTTTATTAATGAGTCCAAGTGTAAGAATGCATCTTGCTGTAATGTGGCATTCTTTAGAGGATGCAGGTTACACAGAAGCTTCTGTACATGGGCAAAATATTGCAGTTTATACGGGAATGGTTACTGATGCTCAGGTTTATGAGTATAGAGAATTTCTTAAAGCATATGATAAATCAAAGTTGCCTATTGCAATATCAGGTAATTTGTTGCCTATGTTACCTGCAAGATTAGCATATTATTTAAATCTAAAGGGAACGGCAATGCTTATTGATACTGCGTGTTCGTCTTCGAGCTCAGCAATTGTTCAAGCATCAAATGCTCTTAAAGCAGGAGATTGTAAGGCGGCAGTTGTTTCCGGTGGTAGAATAGTTTATTCACCTTTTAATGATAGTAATGAATTTATCGGAATTGAATCTATGGATTATAGAACACGTTCGTTTGATGATAAAGCAGAGGGTACAGCTTACGGAGAAGGTGTATTCTCAATAGTGCTAAAAAAATATAGCGATGCAATAAAAGATAATGATAGAATTTATGGTGTAATAAAAGGATATGCATCTAATCAAAATGGTTTAACATCTATGGGGATAACTGCACCGAGTGTACATTCACAAGCACAGGTAATTAGCCAAGCTATTAAAAATGCAAATATAATGTGTGAGGATATTCAATATTGTGAAGTGCATGGAACAGGGACGCCAGTAGGAGATTATTTTGAAATAGCAGGAATACGAAAGGCATTTAGGAAACAATCTAAGAAATATGGATTTTGTGCAGTTGGTTCTGTTAAATCCAATATGGGGCATTCATATGGAGCAGCAGGCTTAGCTTCTGTAATAAAGTGCCTTTTGTCGATGAAGAATGGATATATTCCACAAATGGCAAATTTTATAAAGCCTAGTAAGAGAATTAATTTTGTTAAATCTCCTATATATGTTAATACAAAATTGAAAAAGTGGGAATCAAAGGATAAGAAAATAAGTATTGTTAACTGTTTTGGGATAAGTGGAACAAATTGTAGTATCGTTTTAGAGGGCGCAGATGATTGTAATAAAGTTATAAAAAATCAAAATAGAGTAAGAATGTTTGCTTTTTCTGCAAAGAGTGAAAATGCCTTAACAGAGCTTATAAAAAAGTATTTGAATATAATAGATGATTCAAAGTTGAGTATTGACGATTTGAGTTATTCATTGATGGTAAGAAGAAACCAATTTAAATATAGGATTATTATTTTGGCTGAAAGTCAGGATGAATTAATTCTTAAGCTAAGGCAAATTTTGAATAAAGGAAAGAAAAGTATATTTGATTTTTGTGATAATCAATCGATTTTTAGTGGAATTGCTAATGCAAAGAAAACTGAAGAAATAACAGAGCTTATTAGTTTATATCAAAAAAATAAGGACTCTGTGTATTTAAATATTATATGTAAAAAATATTGTGAAGGATATGAGGTTGAATGGCAAAGATTTTTTGATGCTTCAGTTAATTACATATCATTACCGCTATATACATTTGAAAAAAAGAGGTTATGGATAAATAATAATGAGATTAATAGAGTATTCAACAAAAAAACAGAAATAGATTGTAATACCTTTAAAGTTGAAAGTAATTCTAAACAAGAAATTACAGAGCTGGAAAAAAATATTGGAGAATGTATTTGTAAAGTGATAAAAAAAAGCCATATAAATATTGATGATAACTTGTTTATGATAGGTATTAATTCAATAATGGCAATGAAGTGTATTAATTATATTAACAGTATGTATAATGTTGATATATCAATAATAACTTTATTTGAGTATGACACAATAAAAAAAATATCAGAGTATATTAAAAATGCGACACAAAATAAAGATGTTATGTTTATTACAAAAGCAGATGAAAAGTATTATTATGATTTATCAAAGGCTCAATTAAGGATATATTTACAGGAGAAGATTAAAAGAAATAGCAAGGAAAATATATTGCGTGGAGCATACATTTTATCGGGTAAAATTGATATAAATAAACTTGAAAATGCGATAAATCAGATTTTACTCAGAAATAGTATTCTTAGGACAGCTTTCGTTGAGGTTAAGGGCATTCCAAAGCAGGTCATTTTAGATAAATGTATATGTCATGTTGAAACAGGACTTATGGAGGGAACGATAGATGATGAATTTGATAGCTTTATTGAAACATTTGATTTAGCTAATCCTCCATTTATAAAGGTTAAAATATTAGATATGCTTGATGGAAAACAAATATTTATGTTATATACCCATCATATTATTTTTGATGGTATATCTGTTAATCAATTCATTAGTGAGCTTAACAGATTGTATTTAGGAGAAGATGTCGCATATGAAAAGTATTCCTACGTTGATTATTCAGAGAGCATGGAATTGTTTTATAAAACTGATAAATATCTAAGTCAGGAAAAGTATTGGCTTGAGGAATATTCTTCTGGAATCATAAGGTCAAATCTCTCAAAAACATACGATAAATGCAGATATACAGTTGATGATAAAGCAGAAAAATACTATTTTAGCTTTGATAGTGAGCTTAGTAATAGAATTAATGAAATTGCAAAAAAAAATGGTTTTACATCATTTATGCTATTATTTACTGCAATTAACATATTAATTTATAAGTATTCAAATGATCAAGATGTTTGTATTGGTGTTCCATATGCATCAAGAAAATCTGCACAAATTGAAGATATGCTTGGTGTATTTATTAATACTCTTGCAATTAAGTGTAAGATTGCAAAAAACATGAGTGTTAAGGAATTATTTGAAATTGTTAAGAAAAACTGTATTGGTGCTTTTAATAATGCGGATTATGGATATGAAGAATTAGTTTACAGATTAAATTCAAATAGAGATTTAAGTGATAATCATCTATTTAATGTAATGTTTATTTTCCAAAATATGAGTAAATGTAATTTAAGATTTAATGACATTGAATGTGAGGAATATAATTTAAACAAATCAACTGCAAAAGATGATTTGACCTTCGAGTTATTTTATATTGATGGTATATATAAAGGCAATATTGAATATAAGTCTGAATTAATGAGCGAAAATTACATTAAAGATATGTTTAAGCATTTTTCTAATATTTTGACTGAGGTTACTAATGATGAAAATATCTTAATTAAGGATGTTTCAGTAATTAATAATGAGGAAATTAAAAATCTTTTGTTGCTTGGAAGTGGTAATAAAACTGATATAAATAAAACTATTATTGATATGTGGTATGAAAATATAAATCATACTGATAATCCTGCTATAATATTTCATAATAAGTCTGTATCGTATAATGATTTGGAAATAATGTCAAATATCATTGCAGAGTATTTAAAAAATAAATATTCTGATAAATGTATGGTTATACCTGTTTTAATGCATCGTAGTGAGTTCTTAATTGCAACGTTATTTGGAATATTAAAAGCTGGTGGAAGTTATATACCATTAGACCCAGAGTATCCTGAAAGGCGAATAAAATATATAATTGACGCTGTTGATGCAGAGTTGGTATTGACTGATAAAAATGTTAAGTATGAATTTGAAAATGTAAATAGTATATATATTGAAAAGATATTTGAGGAGAAATTATTAGATGAATCAAGTGGGTTAAAAGTTAATAACTCTAATATGTCTGATGTAGGATATACTATTTTCACTTCCGGTAGTACAGGGAATCCAAAGGGAGTATTGGTCAGACATAGGGAGCTTGCAAATTTTGTGCAGGCTATGAGTAATATTGTAGATTTTAACAGTGGAAGCAAAGTATTAGGAGTTACTACTATATCATTTGATATATTTGTGTTAGAGTGCTTTGCAACTCTATGCAATGGAGCTGTTTTAGTGCTTGCTGATGAAAAAGAAATTAGGGATGTTGAAATTTTGGCTGATGTAATTTCTGACAATAATGTTAATATAATTCAATTCACACCTACAAGGATGCAAACAATGTTAATGACTCCTAAAAGCAGAGAGATTCTTAAAGATTTAAAAACAATCTTTATTGGAGGAGAAAGTGTAGGAATTGATTTATTAGAGGAGTTAAAAAAATATACGCAAGCAAGAATAATTAATATGTATGGGCCAACAGAAACCACAGTATGGTCAACATATAAGGACTTAACAAATGATAGTTTTATTACAATAGGCAGACCAATTGATAATATGGATATATTAATAATATCAGAAGATAATAAGCTTTTACATAAGGGTGCTATTGGTGAGATTGCTATTGGTGGTATAGGGGTTTCAAAGGGCTATTTAAATAACAAAAAATTGACAGATGAAAAATTTATTTGTATTGATGAATATGAGGGAAAACTTTATAAGACTGGTGATTTAGGTAAATGGAATCAAAATGGCAATTTAGTCTGTTTAGGAAGAAATGATTATCAAGTTAAGATAAGAGGTTACCGTGTTGAATTAGGAGAGATTGAAGAAATCATTAATCAATATGAAGAAATAGAAAAATGTGTTGTTGTTGATAAAAATATTGATGGTAATAACGAATTGGTTGCATACGTTATGGTAGATGATAACAAGTATTCATTTGATGAGCTAATGAAAAAATTGACAACGGATTTACCTTATTACATGTTACCATCAGTAATAAATTTAATAAATGAATTTCCAATGACACCTAACGGCAAAATTGACAGAAAAGAGTTGAAAAATTGGGAAGCGATTATTAACCAAGATAATAGAAGTATAGATTTATTAGCTCCAGCTAACGAAATTGAGAAGAAACTATTTGATATATGGAAGGATATACTAAACACAGATTATATCGGATGTGACCAACGGTTTTTCTTAATAGGTGGAAATTCTTTATTATTAATAATGATGTTAAATGAAATTAAGCAATATTACAATGTTGAGATAACAGCAGCAGATTTATTTGAGTTTCAAACAATAGTTAAAATTTCGGATTATATTAAGAAATGCATAGAAGAGAAAAAATGCATGGATAACATTACTGATAATTGTTTAGCTAATAAAAATTTATTGCTTGATATTCATAATATGCCTATTAAGGATTATTATGAATTGTCTGAATCTCAGCTTAGAATTTATTTGCTTGAGCAGATAGAAGAGATAAAATGCAAATATAATGTCACTTCAGCTTTTATCGTTGATTGTGGGTTAGATGTAGAGCGTCTTGAAAAAGCTATTAATACAGTAATATTACGGCACGAAATATTAAGAACTGCATTTGTAATGATAGACAATAATCCAATGCAAAAGATATTTAATGAAGTACATATTAAAATTGAAATTAAAGATTTAGTTGATGATATTGATATGGAAATTAAAAAATTCATACATGAATTTAATTTAGAAAAGCCACCACTTATGCGTGCTTATGTTGGGAAACTTTCAAATGGAAAAATTTTGTTTATTTTTGATATGCACCATATTATTACAGATGGAAGTACGGCACATATTTTTATTGAAGAGGTTGAGAAGGTTTACAATGGATTAGATTTAGAAGATGTCAAATTTCAATATAGTTTGTTTAGTGAATATTCAAATAATAGACAGAAAAATGATGATTATTTAAAACAGGAAAAATATTGGCTTCAAGTTTTTGAAAAAAAATCTGAAAGGCTTGAATTGCCGTTATCATTTGAAAGAAATAAAATGAATGGAACTAAAGGCAAAAAGTATTATTTTGATATTAATGGAGATTTGTGTAATAAGATTAAGGAATTAGCAACTCAAAATAATAGCACTGAATTTATGGTATCAATAATGGCATTGTATATTTTGATAAATAAATATACTGGGGCAAATGACATAAATATAGGAACTTCAACATCGGGTAAATCTATAGCTGAAGCTAAAAAAATGCTGGGAGTATTTATTAATACATTAGTGCTTAGATTTGAATTCAGTGAAAATACGTCAGTTCAGCATATGCTACAAGAAATAAAAAAAATGTGCTTAGATGCTTTTAGTAATGCTGATTATGGTTATGAAAATTTGGTTAGTAAGGTTAATGTTCAAAGAGAGGTAAATAGAAATCCTTTGTTTGATATTATGTTTATTTATCAAATATTTGGAGAAAGAAATATTGCTTTTAATGGAGCAAAACTAACTAAATATCCAATTAAGGAAGTTGTTCCAAAGTATGATATTACTTTTGAAATGATTCCAAATAAAGATAATATTGAATGCAATATAGAATACAATTCTGAGCTTTTTTCAGAGGTATATATAAAAAGATTTGTTAGTAATTATATAAATATTTTGCAAATGATTGTTGCTGACAATGAGATGATTGTTAAGCAAATACAGATTATCAATAAAGAACAAAGAGATGAATTGGTTGCATTAGGAAAAGGCCCTCAATATACTGTTGATGAAACGATTATTGATAAATGGTATAGACACTTTAATGAAAATATAATAAATGAAGCTATAATTTGTGATTCTAAAACATATTCATATCAAATGCTTGAAGAAACATCAAATATAATTGCGAACTATTTATATGAAAAATATAGCAATACAAATATGATTTTTCAGGTATGTATGAGAAGAGAATTTTTACTTATTGCTACTTTGTTAGGGGTATTAAAGGCTGGCGGTAGCTATGTTCCAATTGACCCAACATATCCAAAGGATAGAATAAGCTATATTCTTAATGATGTAAAAGCTTCAGTAGTTTTAACAACAACAGCGACATTAATTGATAACGAGATTATTAATAGCGTTAAGGTAGATGAAATAATTAATCAACATAGAAATAATAGTAAAATAAATCATAGTGAGTTAGAAAAGTCAAGTTATATGATATACACCTCAGGCTCTACTGGTAAGCCTAAGGGGGTTATTATTGGACATGAGGCAATGTGCAATTTTGTTCAATCAATTAATCATATTAAAAGTATTGATAGTACAAGCTGTGTACTTGGAGTAACAACTATTTCCTTTGATATTTTTGCGTTGGAGTGCTTTGTAACATTATGTTATGGTGGCAAATTAATATTGGCAAATGAAAATCAGATTCAAAATGTTGAAGAGCTTGCAAAACTTATTGTAGAAACTGGTGTAAATATTGTGCAGTTTACACCATCAAGACTTTCAATGATGTTAGAATTAAAAGAAAGTGCAAATGCATTAAAACAGGTAAATGTAGCATTTGTTGGTGGAGAAAGCTTAAATTATGACATTCTAAATAAGTTGCGTAAATATACTGATGCTAAAATCATCAATGTTTATGGACCTACTGAAACAACGGTGTGGTCAACATATAGGGATGTTACTGATGATGAGCAAATAACAATTGGAAAACCTCTTGATAATACAGATATATTTATTATAGATAAAAATGATGATTTGATATTCAGAGGTGGATTTGGTGAGCTTGCAATCGGAGGAATGGGAGTTTCTAAGGGATATGTGAATGATTTGCAGTTAACGAATGAGCGATTTATAGAAAAAGGATTTGCAAACGGTATTATATATAAGACAGGGGATTTAGTAAAATGGTCTGATGAAGGTAATCTTATTTGTTTAGGTAGAATAGATAATCAAGTTAAAATTAGAGGCTACAGGGTTGAGCTGGGTGAGATTGAGGAAGTTATTCGTAATTTTAATATTAAAGTAAGTAATAATATTATTAACAAAGCAGCTGTTATTGCGAAAGATATAGATGGTTTTAATAATATTTATGCATTTGTTGAAGTAGAAAGTGATAATAACGAGCTTAATATTGATAAGTTGACTGAGTTTATAGCAAGCAAGTTACCTTTTTATATGCTTCCAAAATCAATAATAGTAATAGATAGAATGCCCATTACTCCAAATGGAAAAATTAATAGAAAAGCTTTATATGATTATAAGATAAAAAAACAAAATAATGAGTTGTTTGTTTCGCCGACTGATGAAACTGAAAAAAAAGTTTTGAATATTTGGATTGAAATACTTAAAGATAAGAGTATTAGTTGTCAGCAAAATTTTTTCGAAGTGGGAGGAAATTCCTTATTATTAATTAAGATGCTTAAGAAAATAAAAGAGACATTTCCAGTTAATATAAGTGCTGGTGACTTGTTTAAATTACAGTCTGTAAAAAAAATAGCTGGATTTATTAAAAGGCAAAATACAAAACAAGATATATATTTAAATGAAATTGAATTTGTTGATAAATTTTTTAGCACTCAAAAAAGTGCTGGGATAAACGTTAAGAATTATAAGACGAATATTAACTTATCTAAGCAAGAAGCTTATGCTAAATTTGTATTTACATTTTTAAGAATAATTTCCTTATTAAACAATAAAGAGGAAGTTGCAATTAATTTAAGTAATAAGCAAGATTATTATTCGGTTATTAATTTTAAAATTAACAGTGAAGTTCAAGTTGAGTATATAAAAAAGGAAATATTTAATGCTTTTGATTTTAATTCTATTCATATTTCAGAATATGCTAAGCAAATAAGGAAAAAGAATAATCTAAAGTTACTATTTACGTTAGATTATAAGGTTAATTATGAAAAAATCATTAATGATTTTGATGTTATTGTTTCTTTGAGGCAAGTAAACGATTTAATGAGCATTACTTCAATTTATGATGGCAGGATTGTCAATAAGGCGGCAATAGAATATACATTTGAAAAGATACGTTTATTATATAACAATTGA